Genomic window (Lynx canadensis isolate LIC74 chromosome D3, mLynCan4.pri.v2, whole genome shotgun sequence):
GAAACCGCCTGAAACGTGTGAACCGGGGCCTGTAACCAACTGTGTGATCTGTGGCTTCTGTGCACTTCTGTGTTTGCTCCTCAGACTTTGCTTTTGTCAACGCCAGACAGAATTCTTGAGAGATTCCTTACGAATTAACACTCTATAGGCTAAAATTCACGAGGGTGGCCTGTGACCTTCCCTCTGTGATTCCAGCAAGTGGTGGTGGTTCTGCAAAGTGTTGGCAACCAGTTCTGCTTCTCTGCTGCCCTTCTGAGTACCCATTTGGGGAGCAGCCCCCAACCACTGCTCTCTTAAAGTGCAGAGTGACCCAAATCTCTGTCCTTGACATCACAGGGAACGGAGGGAAAGCCAGAACTCTGTCTTGGGCCTCTCGCGTTACTAAGTGCTTGCCCTGCCATTGCTGCTTCCACAGTGGGCTGGCTGCATGTTCCTGGCTGGTGCACGGGGGTCAGGGGCCAGGCTTCCCCCTAGGGCCCTGGGGGCTCACTCAGCCCCTGTGCATGTGGCTTTTGCAGAGGCCGGGGCTGCTTTGCTGCATTGCCTTCCCATCTGCTCGTTCTGTCTTCTGAGCCAGGGGGAGCACATTCACTGTCATTTTTAGCAGATCTGCCAGTCACAGAGGTCCTCTAGGTTGTCTCCTGTGAGGATCCCGAGCCCTATAcgagggaggagggtgggccgTCCCTGCCGGAGCAGGGGagccttccccttcttcctcacgTTTGCTTCCTCTTGGCCAGACCGCAGGGCGGGGGAGAGCTGCTCAGAATGACTGGTAGTCAGGGGGCGACTGGGAAGCCCCCACCAGGTACCCATTGAGGTGtttagttgtgttttgttttgtgttgttttgttttgtttcctatttgtcTTTGCCTCCTATTGAGGCTGAAAGCAAAACCTAAGAAAACCTGGTgtgtgggaaggggagaaggacagCCATGGAGGTCTGCTTCACCTGAGGCTCCTTACCATTTACCCAGGCCTGTGCTGTGCCGTTTGGAAATCCTAGCCTTGGGGTCAGTTTTCCTGATGTGAAAGATGCAGGAAACGCAGCTCTGAGAGGTCCCATGGTGCGTCCATGCGTAGCCTGGGTCCGGAGCGTATGCTCGCTCCTTACAGCCCGGGCCTCTGCTCTGCCTCAGCTTACTGGGCAGGGAGGGCTTCAGGAGAGTCAGATGGTCGGTAAAGACCGCATATTCCTGCAGGACACTGTGGGGCCTGCACTGTGTTCCTGCAGGCTGGGCAGACCCCCAACAGGGGAACCATGTGCTCCCTGATTCCTCGCTGAGAGCTGTCGCTGAGCCCGGGTCTGGCCCCGAGGAAGGCCATGAAGGGCAGACACCTCCTTGCTGTGCTGcttcctgcccctgctctgcGCGTCTGTGGCTGTGCCTGTCTCCTCGAGGTCTGGCACATGCATTCTGACCTCTCCCGTGTGAAGCATGGTACGCGGTGGGAGGCATGGCCCTCCCAGGGCAGGATGTGTGCCAGGGCCGGCTCTGGGTTGTGCTTGGCTAAAGGGGACTGCTTTAGCAGGCCTTGTCGCTGCAGCggggcagggcagaggtggggtaggggtggaCAGCTTAAGCCAGCTCTGCTGTCATCCCCCATGGCCCAGGCTGTCCCAGCCTCAGGGTTCCAGCTGCCTCTGGGTGTGTGTGGCCATGACCAGATTCTGGGGGCCCGTCGGGACTGATGGAGGGCTCTGTGTGTCTGGAGTTGGGGAGTCCTGGTGAGGTACGAGAGGTGGGTCTCCCAGGATTCGAACCCATGAGTGTTCACGTTACCTTTAACGATTTCGGGAATGTGGGGTGTGGAAGGTGTCAGGCCTGGTGAGCTAAACCTTGCTTGCCTCTGTGCCACCCTGGGAATCAGCCCCATTCAGGAGGGGTCGCTGATTGGATCTTTGACACCTAGGAACTGATCTCATCATATATCAGTTTGGTAAATTTCTTCTTGGGACAACACAGGGAAGTCCAATAAGttacaaatttttctttcttgagcaAAGAGGTCTCCATCTGGAACTAGCTCCTCAAAAATTTCTCTTCTGAGCCTCGGGGCCTTCAGGGCCTTGGTGGCCATCAGTGTGTCCCAGCAAGACTCCTGGGATCCTGGTGGGCTCCAGTGTGCACACGCTGCACACAGAGCAttcagggttgggggagggcaggacCCTCTGGAAGGAAAGTGAGTCAGGCTGACCTCAGGGAGCTGGAGAGAACTTCAGGCCCCAGAGACATGAAGGAGGCTGCCCAAGTGACCTTGAgggtctgtctgtccctctgcctggcagGTGGAAGAGCACCCCTTGGGCCTGGCTCTAGTCTGCCCACCAGGAAGGGCTCCGTCTGGGCGGCTGAGAGGGTGGTGTCCCATTGGTCTGAGGCTGCTGGGCTGTGATTGTTTGGATTGTCACTGacgtgcttttgtttttgtttttgtttttgttttttgttttctctccttactTCTGGGCtcacttttgtctttctctccctgctgtcccctccccggtctctcccctcctgtcccctgccctgtcctctgccctccctgcctgtTCTTGGCTTCTCTGTTTTGTTGTCTCTCAGCTGGAGGTTCTGCACTACCGACTCAGTGTCTCCAGCGCCCTCCACAGCCCTGCCCAACCCAGCCTCCAGGCCCTCCACGCCTACCAAGTACTGGCCGCTctcatattgttttgtttcaccCCTGCCCTGTGGTGTGAGCCATGGAGCGCATGGCAGTGCAGTGGTAAAGCGAGGGTCCGGCCGGGGGCCAACTGGGGTGATTCAGGCCAATTCCAAGCAGAGTGAGGCCAGTGTGTGTTGGCGATGGTGGCAGGCATCCGTCTTTAGCCTGGCTCAGCCCTCAGCTTGGTAGACTAGCCCGGGTTTGGGGTGTGGGGCCACCAGATCTGCCTGGCCAAGCCCCAAGCCAGTTGGAATGTGGTAGGCTCTTGGGAGTTGGTGACTTCTGTGCTTGGCCCTGGGTTGAGGGAGCGGAAACAGTGTGGCCTTCGCAGTGGCCTGACTCACCTGGCTTTGCGGGCCTGGTACCTAggaactgactgagcccagggAAGCCCCAAGGCTCATGGTGGCATGGTCTGTCAATCCCAAGCCTGTGTGAGGCCAAGGGGCAGGGAGGACAAGGGCTTCGTCCCCTAGCCTGGAGAGGCTGTTGGTCCTTGAGCATGCTGGGGCCTGGCCTCTTGTGGACTTTTGTGCTCCCACAGAGGTAGGCGAGAGCAAGAGAGGGCCTCACGGAGACTGGTCTGCTTTAGGCAGAGATGACCAGTGCGGACGGATTTGAAGTCTTGAGGTCGGTAGATGGAGTGCAGGACTACAGGCTGTTTCAGGGCAGATGGAGTCTGGTAGTTCATGGATTCACGAGATGAATGTCAGGAAGTTTGGGCAGAAAGCATGCATCTAGATCCCATGCTCGAGGCCAGGGGTCTGTCCAGTTCCCCCTCAGTGGGAGCACACCACGTTTAACCTGATATTTGAGCACAAGATAAGAAATCACGTTTGCTGGGATGGGGTGGTGAGTGCGCACAGGGTTCCCACTCAGAAGCAGCAGccacagggaagagggaagagaatgatCCAGAAGGGCCAGCAGGGGCGGGTTTAGCACAGAAGTGGTACCACTCCAGCATGTGTTGGGGAAGGGCTCACTTGGCCGAGAGCAGCATCCCTGGAGAAAAGTGCACAGCAGGAGGGGTgagagccctccccccacccaccatggGAAGGGTTGCTGAGCTGAGAAGGGCTGGGCCCAGTGAGAAATGCCACTGGCTTTGGGAAAGTGTCCCTAACGGCCATGCGGGTGGAGGAGGCCCACTTACAGCAGCGGTGGCTGGATTCCTGTGGGGATTTGGCTCtcgaaggggggggggggggggggggggggggggggagaaaggttTGGCTTCTGTCCAGAGGGAAGATAGATAGCCCCAGGAGCTTCCCGGTTCAGTGCAAATGCTCTGTCCTCCGCTAGGGAGATGGTGGGTGGGTCGGCGAGGGGCCAGGAATGAGAAAGGGGGAGGCTCCTGGGGGGAGTCACAGCCTGGCAACAGTGCCCTCTGATCCTCCGTTACTGTGAAAATATCTTacgttttttttgttgttcaaatgATGCAAGTTCATCGCTTAAGCTTACAGATAAGCAGAAGAAAATCTCCTCCTGAAGCCCCGTAGCTTCCCCCGCAGTCATATCGAGTCGTGTGGTGTGTTGCCTAGGCCTGTGGAGACAGATCCATGGCAAGGAGAGCGGAGAAGGCAGTGCCGCGGGCAGTGGTGGGGCTGTGACTGGGTGCCCGGGCTGTGCCAGGAGGCACGGCTTGTGCCAGCCTCAACGTTGCTCAGGATTTGGACTAGGCTGCCAAAAGCTGTCTCGAGGTTGTGGGGGTCCCAGAGGCCTGGGGGGTGAGTGTGGGGAGAGGAGCGCGTCCGGGCACCCCAGAGCTGGGAGCCGGAGGCAGCGTATCCTGCCGGTGCCGTCCTCTGCCACTCTGGAGACTCCATCCTGTATTCCGTCACAGAAGAGCCAGCGGACAGGCTTTCCTCTCGGGGCTGGGTCTTAAAGATCCGACCTGAACCTTGTGAATGAGAATTTCACCTGAGAAGATAGAAAGCACTCTTGTCTTGTGCTGACGGCAGGGCTGTTAGCAGTAGAGGAAGGGCCACCCTGCGCCAAGCCCCAGCTGGCTGTGTCCAGGACAGGAAGTGGATGGAAGGGTGAGGGTTACAGCAGGAGAAGGAATTTGGGAGTGTTTGTCCCTGAAAAAGGAAGCCATGGGCCCCAGCGAGCTGTCTTCATATacctgggaggcaggcaggagaccCTGAGTCCGGATCCAGGGTGGGATACTGGCCTGCCTtgccccctgctcctcctctggctggccaggagttggggggggggaccccTGAAGACTTGGCCGGGCAGCAATGACCCGAGTCAACCGCAGAGGGTGCAAGAAGCGGTTGGAAGCACACAGGGAAGCATTCAGGTCTGCTTTAGCAAAGCCGTCCCGCCCTGCCTTGCGTGCTCTTAGCGGGTCTCAGAGCTGGCATGCGAGGTCTGTCTGCTGCGTGCCAGGCCCAGGGAGGGCCCTGTGGGTGGCCCACACATCCTGTCGGGGAGAAGCGGTCCTGGGCGGGACGTACATGGCCAGGCCTGGGGGCCCCACCCTGGGACCAGTCTGGGTCCTGACACAGCTCCCCCTCAACCTCAGGAGTCGTTCACACCCACGGAGGAGCACGTGTTGGTGGTGCGCCTGCTGCTAAAGCATCTGCACGCCTTTTCCAACAGCCTGAAGCCTGAGCAGGtctctccctccacccactcTCACGCCACCAGTCCCCTGGAGGAGTTCAAACGGTGGGTACAGGGCATGCACAGGCCTCCCGTGTCCCTGGCTGCCACTGCCTCCTACTGCACATACTTGTTGCCCACAGTAACCTATCCTTAGGGCATGGGGTCGGCCTGTGAGGCGTCTgcagggtggggcaggtgggAAATCACCTTGACCCCTCCTGGGTCTGTTTCCCGACGCCTCCTCTGGCTCCACAGGCGGGTGGGGGCTGCCTGGCTGCCACGGCCTTTCCTTCCAGGCCTGCCGTCTTCAGTAGAAAGAGCCAGGCTGGCCAGAAAGAGGCCCCATCTTGTTGCCCTGTcttgtcccctcctccccagtgtgGGCAGAGTGGAAGATCTACATTGACCGCACTCAGAATGCCCAGGAAAGCCGATGGGCTGGGAGTGCCTTCACTGCAAAGTGGCTCGTTTGTCATGGgagactgagctctgtgctgcaccctccccctcctcttcccctctgctcccccagtCCTTCTGTCAAAAGGGCCAGGACGGTGGCCTGACTCCTAGGCCAACTGGGGCCAGCAGAGCAGGTGACTTGTGTGTGGTGACCCAAGCAGAGGTGGTCACAGGAGCCATACTAGGTCAACCGCTTGtgtgctgtgtgtccttgggacATTCCCTAATCTCTCTGAACTTTGGTTTCTTTGTGAAAAATGGGGCCCAAAATAGGAGGCCTTGCCTTCAGGGGTGCCCAGTGTTCACCCCGGCAGAGCTGGCCCTTGGAACCGGGAGCCACTTGGCTCACCTATGAGGGGACCCtctcctcgcctcccctcccctgcagggccGCCGTCCCGAGGTTTGTCCAGCAGAAACTCTACCTTTTCCTGCAGCACTGCTTTGGCCACTGGCCCCTGGATGCGTCCTTCAGAGCCGTGAGTGTCAGCCCCATcttgctttctttgtctttgccCTCTGTGCCTGATGAGGGAGGTCCCGTGGGGCGGATGCAGGAAGGAATCAGCTATTGCCGCAGAGGGTCACATTGGTGGGTCACATTGTTCTGCTCATTTGAGTTTTCAGAGCCAACCCCCAGGTACAGAAAAGCTGTCTGCCCTGACCTGGAACCCAGTGGGTCCACGCTGGGTGGGTTCCCAGCCCCACTGAGCCTCACAGGCTCCGCTCCCTCAGCTGGGGAAAGCACTCCTGTGTTCCACACGTTCCACGCTCGCTTCCGAAGGGCTGGCACGAGGGTTACATATCCTAAGGGttaaaactaatgtaacgttgtgtgtcagctatctgcagattaaaaaaatcattttaattaaagatgagaaaagaaacatcATAGGGGATGCGGAGttccctcctgctccctctcgGAGTGGCGGGTGGGAAGAGAACGTGGTAACACCTCCAGGAGAAACGAAGCCCCACGGTTAGGATCACCCCCTCCTCACCTGAGCTGCCTGCCGGGAGCCGAGCTCCAGGCCACCCAAGGATCTGGACCAAagccccagccccacagcccaGCAGAATGCCAGCCTCCAGGCCCTCAGGGCACACGTGTCCCACCAGGTCCTGGAGATGTGGCTGAGCTACCTACAGCCCTGGAGGTATGCACCTgagaagcaggctcagagcagCGACTGCCTGGCCCGGTGTGTGTCGGAGAGATGGTGAGCCCCGGCCCGTTGTCCTCCCTAGGGGGACCTGCTTCCAGGTGGGGCACAGGCCCCTCCCTCCTTGACTGTGCTTTGTTGTCTGGGCCCTGGGCTTGATCTCCCACAGAAACAGCTGGTGACTCCTCTGTGCTGTCCCCTTGCCGTTGACTGTCTCCCCTCAGATGTATGTTTGCACTCGCCCCCAAGCACCCCTCGACCCGTCTTCACTAGCGTTCTGCATAGCAGCCACCACCGCCTCCCCTCCCGCCCTCACGGCCAACCCCCCAGCCTCCGCCAGCGCCTCCTCTCCACGACTGCCTTCCTTGTGCTCCTTCTGGTGCCCGGGCCAGCCTCTGCTGCGGAGGCTTTGGCCCTCTCGGGAAGGGCCGCATCCTACAGAGGATTGCGCCGTCTATAGGAGGCCTAggtcttccctgcctcccttgtgcctcctcccttgcccccacccctggTCCCTCAGCCACGATGAGGTCGTGGCAGGGGAGAACCTGGAACCCAAGGAAGAGAGCGCTAGTGAAGCGGGGGCATAGACTGGTGTAGTCCTGCCTCCAGTGGGAGTTCTGGGCCCTGATGCACTGCCTGGTCCCCAGGGCACCCTTTGTGCAGGAGAATCTGCTGATGTACACCAAGCTTTTTGTGGGCTTCCTGAGCCGCGCGCTCCGCACCGACCTGGTCAGCCCCAAGAACGCGCTCATGGTATTCCGAGTGGCCAAAGTCTTTGCCCAGCCCAACCTGGCTGAAATGATCCAGAAAGGTAAGCCCTCAGCCAGAGGGAAGCAGCACTTAGAGGGGGCCCCACGGACCCTGCATGTGCCTCACGGGCTCGCGGTGGGCTGGCAGAGGTGCCACGGGGACTCCTGGTGCACGGTGGCGGGGTGGACGTCGGAGCCTAGCGGCATCCTGCCTTCCCTGTGGCACGCGTGCCGGGCGGGAGCTGCGGGGGTGCTGGGCGGGGGAAGCAGAGCTCAGAGCTGTGTCTCCCTGGTGACTCTTGGTGGCATCAGAAAGCAGTCTTGGCCCGTGTCGTGTCTTAGATGGCTTTATCGGGTGTTggcttctctggttttcttttgtgcATGTCGGCCTTCCTGTTGAGACTGGTGGGGGCTCAGGAACATTAGGAGTCGGGCCCCTGTGCCACTCGGTCCCTATCCCTCGGAAGCCTCAGCGGCACCCAGGAAGCCAGCCAGCGGCTACTGGCTGTTTGGTGCCATGGAAGCTGAAGCCAGAGTCGGGTTCTGCTTTCCAGGGGAACAGCTGTTCCTGGAGCCAGAACTCGTCATCCCACACCGCCAGCACCGACTCTTCACAGCTCCCACTTTCACCGGCAGCTTCCTGTCCTCGTGGCCCCCAGCCGTCACAGACGCCTCCTTCAAGGTGAAGAGCCACGTTTACAGCCTGGAGGGCCAGGACTGCAAGTACACGCCAATGTTTGGGCCCGAGGTGCGGACGCTGGTGAGTTGGGGCTCCCCCAGGCCACACGGCCGTCCCGAAGCCGTGGCAACAGCAGGGCCAGGGAGAGCACACGTGTTGTACGGAAGGAGGAAGGTTGGGTGTTGGTGGACGCTGCTGTaccttggctttttttcttttttcagtgcgGTCTACGTTTTTTCTGATGATAAAGGCAGCACTTGCTAGAAAGTTTTCACATTTAGAATATGGGcgtcttgggggcgcctggtggctcagtgagttaagtgtctgactttggttcaggtcatgatctcagggctcctgagtttgagccccacgtcgggctctgtgctgacaactggagcctggagcctgctttggattctgtgtctccctctctctctgcccctcccctgctcacagtctgccTCCGTGTCTCTCCaaaggaaatacacacacacacacacacacacacacacacacacacacacgtagaatATGCACGTCTTAGTCTTGAAAGAccctggcctcctcctggcctgCTGGGGGCCCCCAGGTCCGCCTGCCAGCCTGTTTGGTGGCTGGGTGGCGTGCGGTGGCACCACCCGAGCTGGCTGACCTGCCCCCATGCCCCGCAGGTCTTGCGCCTGGCTCAGCTCATCACGCAGGCGAAGCAGACTGCCAAGTCCATCTCTGACCAGTGCGGGGAGAGCACGGCCGGCCGCCCCTTTCTGTCGTGGCTGGGCTTCTGCTCCACAGACACGAACGGCTCCTACGCAGCCAACGACCTGGACGAGATGGGGCAGGACAGTGTCCGCAAGACAGACGAGTACCTGGAGAAGGCCCTGGAGTACCTGTGCCAGATGTTCCGAGTACGAGCCGGGGGAGCTGTCCCCTTCCTGGCGTTCGGTCCCGCGGCCCTCATCCCCTGCCCAGCCCGTGGGAGATACAGCCCGTGCCCACGATGTCACGTCTGGGCCCCCTTGCTGTCGCCGTTAGAGGCCCAGGGGGGCCAGTCTCCTCCCTTCACCCCGAGAGTGAAGGCAGGTAGCAGGAAGCGGCACTGCCTCCTCACGGGGCTTCCTCCCTCACAGCTCAGCGAGGCTCAGCTCACCCAGCTCACGCTTGCCTTGGGGACAACTCAAGATGAGAATGGGAAGAAGCAGCTCCCAGACTGCGTCGTGGGGGAGGACGGGCTCATCCTCACGCCCCTGGGCCGGTACCAGGTAAGGGCCACACCCCGGAGGGCTCCGCTCTCCTGGCGGCGTGGCCGTGGCTCCCGCTGGCCGAGCCTCCGAGCCCTGTTGTCCCGGCAGGCCCGGCAGCGGAGACCGCACCTGTGAGGCGTCGCAGAGGTGTGTTCGCAGGGCTGCTCGCACGGCCCAGGTTTCACCCGGGGCTCGCCTCCTTTGCTGCTTCTAGATCATCAATGGGCTGCGAAGGTTTGACATCGAGTACCAGGGTGACTCAGAGCTGCAGCCCATCCGGAGCTATGAGATCGCCAGCCTGGTCCGCGTGCTCTTCCGGCTGTCCTCCGCCATCAACCGCAGGGTGAGTGCACGCGGGAGGGCCGCCCCCGCCTCTGGTCCTGCCACCCTCGGGGAGAGGCCGGGGCAGCGTGCGGCCCTGCCCGCGCCCACTCCCcgtgcctctgtctctgcccagtTTGCAGGCCCGATGGCAGCCCTGTGTTCCCGTGCCGACTTCCTCGGCAGCTTTTGTCGGTACCACCTCACGGAGCCCGGGCTGGCAGACAGGCACCTGCTGAGCCCGGTGGCACGAGGGTGTGCGGCCCGCCGTCCCCGGGGCCCTAGGCTCAGCCTGCGCTTCCTGGGCAGCTACCGGACGCTGCTCTCGCTGCTTCTGGCCTTCTTCGTGGCCTCCCTGTTCTGTATTGGGCCCCTCCCTTGCGCCCTGCTCCTCGTGCTGGGCTACCTCCTCTACGCTGTGGCCATGACGCTGCTCACCGAGCGCAGCAAGCTGCACCATCTCTGACCTCAGGCCGGG
Coding sequences:
- the LOC115528122 gene encoding sphingomyelin phosphodiesterase 4 isoform X10 codes for the protein MTTFRRGVAEWRSPSLRRATLWVPQWFPKVAVFNVPQEAAMAFPHLQQPSFLLASLKADSVNKPFAQRCQDLVKVIEDFPAKGPVKASIQERVLPDSPLYHNKVQFPPTGGLGLNLALNPFEYYMFFFALSLITQKPLPGTLHIRTSDCAYFILVDRYLSWFLPTEGSVLPALSSSPGGPNPSPAPRTPTMPFASYGLHHTSLLKRHISHQTSVNADPASHEIWRSETLLQVFVEMWLHHYSLEMYQKMQSPHAKESFTPTEEHVLVVRLLLKHLHAFSNSLKPEQVSPSTHSHATSPLEEFKRAAVPRFVQQKLYLFLQHCFGHWPLDASFRAVLEMWLSYLQPWRYAPEKQAQSSDCLARCVSERWAPFVQENLLMYTKLFVGFLSRALRTDLVSPKNALMVFRVAKVFAQPNLAEMIQKGEQLFLEPELVIPHRQHRLFTAPTFTGSFLSSWPPAVTDASFKVKSHVYSLEGQDCKYTPMFGPEVRTLVLRLAQLITQAKQTAKSISDQCGESTAGRPFLSWLGFCSTDTNGSYAANDLDEMGQDSVRKTDEYLEKALEYLCQMFRLSEAQLTQLTLALGTTQDENGKKQLPDCVVGEDGLILTPLGRYQIINGLRRFDIEYQGDSELQPIRSYEIASLVRVLFRLSSAINRRFAGPMAALCSRADFLGSFCRYHLTEPGLADRHLLSPVARGCAARRPRGPRLSLRFLGSYRTLLSLLLAFFVASLFCIGPLPCALLLVLGYLLYAVAMTLLTERSKLHHL
- the LOC115528122 gene encoding sphingomyelin phosphodiesterase 4 isoform X1, with translation MDEPGCGSVREQGRRDTALSWKYSLFWCLWASVLKLLPMQASSKKEWFPKVAVFNVPQEAAMAFPHLQQPSFLLASLKADSVNKPFAQRCQDLVKVIEDFPAKELHAIFPWLVESIFGSLDGVLVGWNLRCLQGRVSPVEYSIAMEFLDPGGPMMKLVYKLQAEDYKFDFPVSYLPGPVKASIQERVLPDSPLYHNKVQFPPTGGLGLNLALNPFEYYMFFFALSLITQKPLPGTLHIRTSDCAYFILVDRYLSWFLPTEGSVLPALSSSPGGPNPSPAPRTPTMPFASYGLHHTSLLKRHISHQTSVNADPASHEIWRSETLLQVFVEMWLHHYSLEMYQKMQSPHAKLEVLHYRLSVSSALHSPAQPSLQALHAYQESFTPTEEHVLVVRLLLKHLHAFSNSLKPEQVSPSTHSHATSPLEEFKRAAVPRFVQQKLYLFLQHCFGHWPLDASFRAVLEMWLSYLQPWRYAPEKQAQSSDCLARCVSERWAPFVQENLLMYTKLFVGFLSRALRTDLVSPKNALMVFRVAKVFAQPNLAEMIQKGEQLFLEPELVIPHRQHRLFTAPTFTGSFLSSWPPAVTDASFKVKSHVYSLEGQDCKYTPMFGPEVRTLVLRLAQLITQAKQTAKSISDQCGESTAGRPFLSWLGFCSTDTNGSYAANDLDEMGQDSVRKTDEYLEKALEYLCQMFRLSEAQLTQLTLALGTTQDENGKKQLPDCVVGEDGLILTPLGRYQIINGLRRFDIEYQGDSELQPIRSYEIASLVRVLFRLSSAINRRFAGPMAALCSRADFLGSFCRYHLTEPGLADRHLLSPVARGCAARRPRGPRLSLRFLGSYRTLLSLLLAFFVASLFCIGPLPCALLLVLGYLLYAVAMTLLTERSKLHHL
- the LOC115528122 gene encoding sphingomyelin phosphodiesterase 4 isoform X4 produces the protein MDEPGCGSVREQGRRDTALSWKYSLFWCLWASVLKLLPMQASSKKEWFPKVAVFNVPQEAAMAFPHLQQPSFLLASLKADSVNKPFAQRCQDLVKVIEDFPAKELHAIFPWLVESIFGSLDGVLVGWNLRCLQGRVSPVEYSIAMEFLDPGGPMMKLVYKLQAEDYKFDFPVSYLPGPVKASIQERVLPDSPLYHNKVQFPPTGGLGLNLALNPFEYYMFFFALSLITQKPLPGTLHIRTSDCAYFILVDRYLSWFLPTEGSVLPALSSSPGGPNPSPAPRTPTMPFASYGLHHTSLLKRHISHQTSVNADPASHEIWRSETLLQVFVEMWLHHYSLEMYQKMQSPHAKESFTPTEEHVLVVRLLLKHLHAFSNSLKPEQVSPSTHSHATSPLEEFKRAAVPRFVQQKLYLFLQHCFGHWPLDASFRAVLEMWLSYLQPWRYAPEKQAQSSDCLARCVSERWAPFVQENLLMYTKLFVGFLSRALRTDLVSPKNALMVFRVAKVFAQPNLAEMIQKGEQLFLEPELVIPHRQHRLFTAPTFTGSFLSSWPPAVTDASFKVKSHVYSLEGQDCKYTPMFGPEVRTLVLRLAQLITQAKQTAKSISDQCGESTAGRPFLSWLGFCSTDTNGSYAANDLDEMGQDSVRKTDEYLEKALEYLCQMFRLSEAQLTQLTLALGTTQDENGKKQLPDCVVGEDGLILTPLGRYQIINGLRRFDIEYQGDSELQPIRSYEIASLVRVLFRLSSAINRRFAGPMAALCSRADFLGSFCRYHLTEPGLADRHLLSPVARGCAARRPRGPRLSLRFLGSYRTLLSLLLAFFVASLFCIGPLPCALLLVLGYLLYAVAMTLLTERSKLHHL
- the LOC115528122 gene encoding sphingomyelin phosphodiesterase 4 isoform X2; this encodes MTTFRRGVAEWRSPSLRRATLWVPQWFPKVAVFNVPQEAAMAFPHLQQPSFLLASLKADSVNKPFAQRCQDLVKVIEDFPAKELHAIFPWLVESIFGSLDGVLVGWNLRCLQGRVSPVEYSIAMEFLDPGGPMMKLVYKLQAEDYKFDFPVSYLPGPVKASIQERVLPDSPLYHNKVQFPPTGGLGLNLALNPFEYYMFFFALSLITQKPLPGTLHIRTSDCAYFILVDRYLSWFLPTEGSVLPALSSSPGGPNPSPAPRTPTMPFASYGLHHTSLLKRHISHQTSVNADPASHEIWRSETLLQVFVEMWLHHYSLEMYQKMQSPHAKLEVLHYRLSVSSALHSPAQPSLQALHAYQESFTPTEEHVLVVRLLLKHLHAFSNSLKPEQVSPSTHSHATSPLEEFKRAAVPRFVQQKLYLFLQHCFGHWPLDASFRAVLEMWLSYLQPWRYAPEKQAQSSDCLARCVSERWAPFVQENLLMYTKLFVGFLSRALRTDLVSPKNALMVFRVAKVFAQPNLAEMIQKGEQLFLEPELVIPHRQHRLFTAPTFTGSFLSSWPPAVTDASFKVKSHVYSLEGQDCKYTPMFGPEVRTLVLRLAQLITQAKQTAKSISDQCGESTAGRPFLSWLGFCSTDTNGSYAANDLDEMGQDSVRKTDEYLEKALEYLCQMFRLSEAQLTQLTLALGTTQDENGKKQLPDCVVGEDGLILTPLGRYQIINGLRRFDIEYQGDSELQPIRSYEIASLVRVLFRLSSAINRRFAGPMAALCSRADFLGSFCRYHLTEPGLADRHLLSPVARGCAARRPRGPRLSLRFLGSYRTLLSLLLAFFVASLFCIGPLPCALLLVLGYLLYAVAMTLLTERSKLHHL
- the LOC115528122 gene encoding sphingomyelin phosphodiesterase 4 isoform X6, whose product is MTTFRRGVAEWRSPSLRRATLWVPQWFPKVAVFNVPQEAAMAFPHLQQPSFLLASLKADSVNKPFAQRCQDLVKVIEDFPAKELHAIFPWLVESIFGSLDGVLVGWNLRCLQGRVSPVEYSIAMEFLDPGGPMMKLVYKLQAEDYKFDFPVSYLPGPVKASIQERVLPDSPLYHNKVQFPPTGGLGLNLALNPFEYYMFFFALSLITQKPLPGTLHIRTSDCAYFILVDRYLSWFLPTEGSVLPALSSSPGGPNPSPAPRTPTMPFASYGLHHTSLLKRHISHQTSVNADPASHEIWRSETLLQVFVEMWLHHYSLEMYQKMQSPHAKESFTPTEEHVLVVRLLLKHLHAFSNSLKPEQVSPSTHSHATSPLEEFKRAAVPRFVQQKLYLFLQHCFGHWPLDASFRAVLEMWLSYLQPWRYAPEKQAQSSDCLARCVSERWAPFVQENLLMYTKLFVGFLSRALRTDLVSPKNALMVFRVAKVFAQPNLAEMIQKGEQLFLEPELVIPHRQHRLFTAPTFTGSFLSSWPPAVTDASFKVKSHVYSLEGQDCKYTPMFGPEVRTLVLRLAQLITQAKQTAKSISDQCGESTAGRPFLSWLGFCSTDTNGSYAANDLDEMGQDSVRKTDEYLEKALEYLCQMFRLSEAQLTQLTLALGTTQDENGKKQLPDCVVGEDGLILTPLGRYQIINGLRRFDIEYQGDSELQPIRSYEIASLVRVLFRLSSAINRRFAGPMAALCSRADFLGSFCRYHLTEPGLADRHLLSPVARGCAARRPRGPRLSLRFLGSYRTLLSLLLAFFVASLFCIGPLPCALLLVLGYLLYAVAMTLLTERSKLHHL